In Streptomyces sp. TLI_146, the genomic stretch CCGAGAGGTCGGAGGCCGCATAGCCGAAGCCGCCGTCCGCCTTCTGCACGATCAGCGGGACCGGCTGGTCGTCCTTGCCCCGGATCTCGTCGAAGAAAACCACGAGCGCGCCCTCGGAGCGCACCGCGACACCGGACTCCTCAAGGAGGCGGGCCGTCTCCGGCATCAGGTCGTTGTACGCGGACTCGCCGACGATCTCCTCGTCCCGGACCTCCATGTCCAGCTTCTCGAAGACCGAGTAGAAGTAGACCTTCGACTCGTCGACGAACTGCTGCCACAGCTCCAGGGTCTCCTTGTCGCCCGACTGGAGGGCGACGACCCGCTTGCGCGCCCGCTCCTTGAACTCCTCGTCGGAGTCGAAGACCGCGCGCGAGGCCTTGTAGACCCGGTTCAGGTTCGACATGGCCTGCTCGCCGTCGACCTCGTCGGCCGGGGCCAGCTCGCCCGGGTTCTCGATCAGGTACTGGATGAGCATGCCGAACTGGGTGCCCCAGTCGCCGATGTGGTGCCGGCCGATCGTCTTCTCGCCGGTGAAGTCGAGCATGCCGCGCAGCGCGTCGCCGATGACCGCCGAGCGCAGATGGCCGACGTGCATCTCCTTCGCCACGTTCGGCTGGGCGTAGTCGACGACCGTGACGCCCGGCTTCTCCTTCAGCGGCACGCCGAGCCGGTCGTCGGCGGCGCGCGCGGCCAGCGTCCGGGTGATCGCCTTGTCGGTGAGCGTGATGTTGAGGAAGCCGGGGCCCGAGACCTCGACGTCCTTCAGCACGTCACCGGCGTCCAGCGCGTCGGTGACCTTCGTCGCCAGCTCGCGCGGGTTGCCCTTGAGCTTCTTCGCGAGCGCCAGGATGCCGTTGGCCTGGAAGTCGGCCCGGTCGCTTCGTCGCAGCAGCGGGTCGGTGGAGCCGGCCTCCGGCAGGGCTGCCGAGAGGGCGTCCGCCAGTCGCTGCTGGACAGTGGAAGCGAGGGAAGGGACCGAAGCCATGGGTTCCGTTTCCTGTCGGTCGGCCGCCCGCGAATGGGTTTGCGGACGGGATGCGTACAGGGGGATTCTCCCATGCAAGCGTCTCCCAGTTCTCCGGGAATACGCGCAACCCCGGAGGGGGTGGTTCCGTCTGGGACAATGGGCGGGCCAGCCTCTTCAAGGCGTACGAGAAAGAAGGACGTGCCGACCGTGGCTCAGAGCAGCACCGAGACCGACTGGGTCTCCCGTTTCGCGGACGAGGTCATTGCCGACTCGGAGCGTCGTGCGCCTGGCAAACCGGTCGTCGTCGCGTCCGGCCTGTCTCCCTCCGGCCCCATTCACCTGGGCAACCTCCGTGAGGTCATGACCCCGCACCTGGTCGCGGACGAGATCCGCCGCCGCGGGTACGAGGTCCGCCACCTGATCTCCTGGGACGACTACGACCGGTACCGCAAGGTCCCCAACGGCGTCCCCGGCATCGACGACTCGTGGGCCGAGCACATCGGCCGCCCGCTCACCTCGGTCCCGGCCCCGGCCGGCTCCGCGTACCCGAACTGGGCCGAGCACTTCAAGGCCGCGATGACCGAGGCCCTGGCCGAGCTTGGCGTCGAGTACGACGGGATCAGCCAGACGCGGCAGTACACCTCGGGCGCCTACCGCGAGCAGGTCCTGCACGCGATGAAGCACCGCGGCGACATCGACGCGATCCTGGAGCAGTACCGCACCAAGAAGGCCCCCGCCAAGAAGGGCCAGAAGCCGGTCGACGAGGCCGAGCTGGAGGCCGCCGAGGGCTCCGGCGCGGCCGCCGAGGACGACGGCACGGGCTCCGCGGGCTACTTCCCGTACAAGCCCTACTGCGGCGGCTGCAACAAGGACCTCACGGTCGTCAGCGCCTACGACGACGAGACCACCGAGCTCACCTACACCTGCTCGGCGTGCGGCTTCTCCGAGACCGTCCGGCTCAGCGAGTTCAACCGCGGCAAGCTGGTCTGGAAGGTCGACTGGCCGATGCGCTGGGCGTACGAGGGCGTGATCTTCGAGCCGTCCGGCGTCGACCACTCGTCCCCGGGCTCCTCGTTCCAGGTCGGCGGCCAGATCGTCTCGATCTTCGGCGGCGAGCAGCCGATCGGCCCGATGTACGCGTTCGTCGGCATCAGCGGCATGGCCAAGATGTCGTCGTCCAAGGGCGG encodes the following:
- the argS gene encoding arginine--tRNA ligase, translating into MASVPSLASTVQQRLADALSAALPEAGSTDPLLRRSDRADFQANGILALAKKLKGNPRELATKVTDALDAGDVLKDVEVSGPGFLNITLTDKAITRTLAARAADDRLGVPLKEKPGVTVVDYAQPNVAKEMHVGHLRSAVIGDALRGMLDFTGEKTIGRHHIGDWGTQFGMLIQYLIENPGELAPADEVDGEQAMSNLNRVYKASRAVFDSDEEFKERARKRVVALQSGDKETLELWQQFVDESKVYFYSVFEKLDMEVRDEEIVGESAYNDLMPETARLLEESGVAVRSEGALVVFFDEIRGKDDQPVPLIVQKADGGFGYAASDLSAIRNRVTDLNATSLIYVVDVRQSLHFKMVFEAARRAGWLGDDVTAHNMGYGTVLGADGKPFKTREGETVKLEDLLDEAVERATAVVREKAEKVGLTEEEIVENGRYVGIGAVKYADLSTSANRDYKFDLDQMVSLNGDTSVYLQYAYARIKSILRKSEGDTAAAHPELELAPAERALGLHLDAFGDLVYEASAEYAPHKLAAYLYQLASLFTTFYDQCPVIKPRPAQDVVENRLFLCDLTARTLHQGMALLGIRTPERL
- the lysS gene encoding lysine--tRNA ligase; translation: MPTVAQSSTETDWVSRFADEVIADSERRAPGKPVVVASGLSPSGPIHLGNLREVMTPHLVADEIRRRGYEVRHLISWDDYDRYRKVPNGVPGIDDSWAEHIGRPLTSVPAPAGSAYPNWAEHFKAAMTEALAELGVEYDGISQTRQYTSGAYREQVLHAMKHRGDIDAILEQYRTKKAPAKKGQKPVDEAELEAAEGSGAAAEDDGTGSAGYFPYKPYCGGCNKDLTVVSAYDDETTELTYTCSACGFSETVRLSEFNRGKLVWKVDWPMRWAYEGVIFEPSGVDHSSPGSSFQVGGQIVSIFGGEQPIGPMYAFVGISGMAKMSSSKGGVPTPADALKIMEPQLLRWLYARRKPNQSFKIAFDQEIQRLYDEWDKLEAKVADGSVLPADAAAYARAARTAAGELPRTPRPMPYRTLASVVDITAGHDEQTVRILSDLDPANPLSSLDEVRPRLDKAEAWINTQVPADQRTVVREEPDTELLATLDDQARESLRLLVSGLDDHWSLDGLTHLVYGVPKVQAGFSADATPKELPPEIKTAQRTFFALLYHLLVGRDTGPRLPTLLLAVGADRVRKLLAA